AACCTGAAGTCACCGGTTCACCTTTGGTGTCCTCACTTGTCTTGGTTGTGTTCTCACAGCCCTTGGCAACTTGCTTCTGGGATATTCAGTTTCAGGGTGTTTAGGTGTTATGTTATTGAAGatagagtttctttttctgtaacttGTTCTAATTTGGGTGGGTAATAAGAATAGAGGCCTTCAGAGAAGTATTTACTCTGCCGTCTTAAAGCTTTTAAGGCCCACGGCCAGATTTCTTTAATACACTTTGGGAATCCTCTATCTGTAAAATTAGGAAATTGTATAATGTCCTTGCTAACATACTTTCAGGTTAACCTGTTTATGGTTCTGATGTATTTACATGAAATTTGGGTAAACACTAAATACAGTGAATGTTTTCTTACAGACAGAACCTCCACTCAATACACCAGAAAACAGAGAGTATCTTGCAGAAATTATGTTTGAATCATTTAACGTACCAGGACTCTACATTGCAGTTCAGGTAAAAACAGTTATGTTTGTGATTCCTAAAGCACCTGAGCTGTCTAGTAGTGGAAGAAATGGTATTTCCCAAGGTTCTCCGCTGGAAGACTGTGCTGTGCGCCCTTCCTTTTTCCACTCCCTCCCCTGTCCCCATGCCATTCAGGACTATAGGGAATGTGTCCcatgacttttctttttatatttatgccATTTTTTGGTATAGACGTCGTCTGGCTCTTTTTACATGCATTAAAGTCTAACGCATTTTTATCTGGGTGACAAGATATAGGTGTAGATGTGCTTCTTCTTTTGGCATCTTTGACTTtgatcagaaaaacaaaataattacctTTAGAGGTTTCCCCTTGCTGATTTTGGGCTCTTACGAGTCCCGGTGTACTTGTTTCTGAGGAACCCAGTGTTTTCATGAGCTCGCAGAACTTGTTCTGAAGCTGCGGTTCTTGGTGTGATGTTTTTTGGTTGCATTTGGTCATGATTTGCCTGCCACCTTATATAAGGGAATTGACTGAAATTTTGGAGAATAAATGAGATGGGTGTTGCCCAAATGTTTTCTGCATAATACTAGTCACTTctaaggaggaagaggaggaaaagttCCATAGAAAGATGAATTTGGGCAGTGCTGCATCCTGCAGCTTTCTCGGGCTGATTCACAGTGCCTATCAGCACAGTCCAGGCTCTGAGGATTCCTGTGTTGAAATCTATGTATTCTAGcacttccaaattcatttaaCTACAGATCTTCCCCCTGGCTAAGTTATTTATATTCCATGGCATAGGGAAACACTTCAGGAGACATAAGACTGGTGGTTCTCAAAGTGGTCTGTGTAGCAAGTTTACCTGGAGAATGTTTTTTAGAAGCACAGATTTTGGGCTTCATCTTCAACCAGGGTTTTCCACCCTCAGTGCTTTGGGCTGGGTAGTCCTTTGTTGTGGGCGCTGCCGTGTGCATTGCAGGGGGCTtaccagcatccctggcctctgcccactagaAGACAGCAGCCCCACCTCACGCCTCCCTGCCCCGACAAAGAAAATGGTACCAGATGTTGACAGATGTTCCCTTTGGGGCAACATTTTCTTTGCTTGAAAAATTACCCCGTACCTTCCAGATTAGAATTTCTGGGTGTGAGGCCTAGTAATCTCTATTTTAAACAACTCCACAAGTGACCTCATTGCCAATCTGTGGCTCCACACCGGAAACCAatgaattagaaattaaaatcttATGATTCtgtaatgaaatatctttttcactggcttttctttgtaaaactttagtttattttctttctttctttcttttatttttgagacaaggtctcactgtgttgtccaggctggagtgcagtggtgcaattatggctcactctAGCTGCGACCTTCTGGGatgaagggatcctcccacctcagtctcccaagtagctgggagtacaggtgcgtgccaccacacctggctaatttttgtattatttgtagagatggggtttcaccatgttgcccaggctggtctcgaactcttgggctcaagtgatctgcctaccttggcctcccaaagtgttgggattacaggcatgagtcaccccaTTCAGCCAGGTTTCTTTATTGAAAACTTGACTCCTATAGTTTTAAGTACTCAACATTTTCATGTTAGTTGTCCAAGTTTGAATTGGAATTTGAGGGACAGGAGTTAGAGGATGGATAGGAAAAGGAAAGAGTTACTCAGACATATTAAGTAAGAGAGTTTGTTGATTGGACCTGGAAGGAGCAGACAGATGCTTCAGAAAGAGTTCCTATGTGCGAGTGGTTTTCCTGTCTTTTCTCCAGGCAGTGCTGGCCTTGGCGGCATCTTGGACATCTCGACAAGTGGGTGAACGTACGTTAACGGGGATAGTCATTGACAGCGGAGATGGAGTCACCCATGTTATCCCAGTGGTAAGCAGAGTAGTTAATATATAAGTCTCTGTAGGCTTAACACCTGATTCGAGGTAaggatggaaataaaaaaaaaaacacccttctGTAATGAAAATACAATTTAGATGATAGTTTTACttagaaaagataataaaagtttttaatttttttgccacCTGATATAAAGGAATTCCCCAAGTATGtgggaaagaatgaaaaggatGGCCAATTATTGTGGCTTTGGCAATTTTCAATTCATGGTGGCATATTTCTACAGTCAGAATGTCAGAGAATATTCAGGATGTCTCTGGATCTTTAGAGCCTCTGCTTGATCCCCGTGGGTGTAACATCAACAAGAACATTTTCCGGGATTATTCTGACATGTTGGGAGATAGACACTATTTTGGATGTTCAATTTGTAGGTGCAGTGCATGGCCATTTGAAGGTGCACATCTGTGTTCTGTGAAAAGATGTGAATGGCAACCAGCTCAGGCTTGGAaaaattgctttttgttttaaaaatttatttaagggctgggcgcggtggctcacgcctgtaatcccagcactttggggaggccaaggcaggcagatcacctgaggtcgggaattcgagacctgcctgaccaacatggagaaaccctgtctctactaaaaatacaaaattagccaggtgtggtggcgcatgcctgtaatcccagctacatgggaggctgagggaggagaatcgcttgaacccgggaggcggaggttgcggtgagccgagatcgcgccattgcattccagcctggacaacaagagcgaaactctgtctcaaaaaaaaaaaaatcatttaaaagccAAGAAGGGGAGATTGTACATTTTGGCTTGCAGAAGGCTCTGCAATACCACTTTTTGGTTTCAGAGAAGTGATTCCTAATTTGGGTTTCAAGAGatctctgaatttttcttttggtcCAATGGACTATTTAAAGGAATTatcttaaattcatttttttttggaaaatgtgtCGGAAGTGTCTGAAGAGGGTATTCAGAGGGAAGTCAGACTCATCCTGGTCTTTCTCCTTTGAGGTCTCCTCCTCAGGAACCACCATTGCTAGTTACTTCTGTTATGTTACAGATAGGTTTCTGCATATGTATATGGGgggatgtgtatgtgtatatatttacatacgcACAGCtcttataaaatgcaaattaggatattcaaaaatcatttcatttaattgaaaaaatagtCACCAATTCATTTTGAGAAAGGTGATGGGATGATGTACTAATACTAATGCCTTTAATTCCTTGAAGGTTAGGTATCACTGCAGTGGAAAGGCTTAATGGTCGATGTGCCTACAGTCAGGGAGAAAAAAGCGAACCTCCCGTCCCCATACCTTGTACTCCTGGCCATGTGTCCTTCCTGTGGGGAGGAGAGGTGGCTGCCCTGCCCTGTGAAGTGTGCTCTAGACTTGAGCCCCCTTCAAGCCAGTCTCAGCACTCCTTTCCGTGGATCTTGAGAAGAGTGAGTGCCCTGGGTGCAGAGCACTCACCGAGAACTCAGGCTGCCGTCTCCTCAGAGAGCTGCGCTGCTGAGATCCAAGATGAGGCTCCCGTAGGCCCCTGGACCCCCTTtggttctttgcctattttttatgtCTGAtttaggaaaaggaagaaaatacatttcacaGTGTGTCCAGGCCCACTAAGAAAGTtgtttgaaaagatttttaatcGTATCTTAGTTCAGTTTTTCCCCCAGCTATAAAAATTACATTAGTCATTGAAAATATGgataaaatagacaaatctgaagaaataaaattacctttaaaGCTGCCCAAAGACCCGTATTATACTTTTAGCTGTATAGTCTTTaagcactttttgtttttttttggagatggagtttcactcttgttgtccaggctggagtgcaatggcacgatcttggcacactgcaacctctgcctcccaggttcaagcgattctcctgcctcagcctcctgagtagctgggattacaggcatgtgccaccatgcctgactaatttgtatttttagtagagacggggtttctccatgttggtcaggctggtctcgaactcccgacctcaggtgatcgcctgtcttggcctcccaaggtgctgggattacaggcgtgagccactatgcccggcctaagCTCTTTTTCTAaggcacgtgtgcacacacacacgtacacacacacacacacacacactttaaacaCAATTGGAATGTCTCATGTCTGGTTTGGGATTCTACATATAATACAATCCTAAGGTTATATTTTGCGTATTAATTTAaccctaatttttttctcttgtggtTAAATATTCTgtgaaaatacatttaagaagtacataatttatttttctgttgttggaCATGTctcttgttttaatatttttaccacTGTCATGAGCTGATATTTACTTAAcagtattttagaaaatatcaCGTGTAATGCATAGAATATAGTAATTGTGAATAGTTTATGTGTTAGAaaactaatattatttttatgggtTTAAGTTGAGTTTTAGTaatttgtacttttcttttatctccatcttaaaatactttacagatagTTGGACTTTGCAGaaaggctaaatttttttttgcttgtagAAGTTAGATATGTCAGAAAAAAACCATAGGAGGAATTCAGTAAGTTGTCCTTGCAACTTTACTGGTGACTAGATGCAACTATTAGAATGaatacatctgtaaaatgaagtcaGCGTTTCACTTCTGTTCCCTTCTGTCTCACTTGGGGATTGTGGCACAGAAGCTGTGATGTGCTGTAACGTGAAACCTGAGTGTCTTTACCAGATGATCCAGCGGTAGGCGTTGTCCACTCTGACGGTCAGCATCCTGCTCATCCCCTGTAGAACAAGCTGGATGTGTGTCCAAGCCTGTGGCTCCTGTGGCAGGTCTGTGCCCACAGGAAGGCTGATGAGGGAGCTTTGGGCCCATCATTGCTGTGGGCATGTGGACACTTGACACCGGCCCTGCCATTGATCGGCCTAGGCCGTGGTCACCCTCCTTTCCTGGCCCCTCACAGACATGCCTTCACTGGCTTAAGGAGGCAGTGGAATGAGAGGCTCCCAACCCCCAAAACCAGTGCTATGTGTTCGACACACGCAGTTTCATCTGAACTGTATTATTGGCCCCAGCAGGGTATTGTTTGCCTCATACGATGGACAAACGCGCTGAGGCTGAAGCACGTGAAACTTGCAAATGTGGAGCCGGGATTTGAGTCCAGGTTGTTAGAATCTAAGCCCTGTGTATTAACCAAATTGCTGACTTTTAAACATAAGTAGATTTGTAGTTGGCTtaacaatttataaataaaactttttcctttttgttaggGAAAAAAACCTATTGGGTTTAGTGTTCTCACAGACAGCATTACTTTTTGGAAATGAACTATCttatgtggtttttcttttcatattcctAATGAAGACATCATTTTGGTTGCTTTTGGAGAGTGTCAGGTTATTGGAATAATCTGGAATTTTGAATATTAATGGAATTGCATATGCAGTCATTTTGAAAGACCTTCTGTACCAAGCTTGCAGAGGGTAGGGACTCTGTAAATGCTGTTAGTGCCGTGAGGGGCAgacagggaggctgagacaggaaaccTTGTGAGTCCAGGCTGCTCTCCACCACGGAATCACTAACACAGCTGTtctgcctcctcttcttccctaGGCAGAAGGTTATGTAATTGGAAGCTGCATCAAACACATCCCGATTGCAGGTAGAGATATTACGTATTTCATTCAACAGCTGCTaagggagagggaggtgggaaTCCCTCCTGAGCAGTCACTGGAGACCGCAAAAGCCATTAAGGTAAAAACAGATGGGAAACCGGCCGGTTTGGGGGTGAGAGAGATGGTGTTCTGGACACTTCCCCTCGGTGCCATCATCCctgctcctcctttccttcctctccccttcccattAGTGTGGGGCTTGATTTGTTTTACCCCTTGAGTTAAGTGGGCTGAAGATGTAAAGCTTAACCTCTTCCAAACTAGATGCTCTGAGGTTCCAGCTGTCACTGAGAACAGCTTGGTAGCTGGTGCAGTGTACCAGCGTGCAGAGGGAGCATTGTTCAGCTGGAGCCTCACTGCCGGAGCCTCAACTACCAGAGCGCTCTTTCCATACTGCCTCCATGCTTTGCTGTAGAATCAGGAGGCGACCACAGCAGCAGAACACTGCCACCCTAGGATCCAGAGCTATTGCACAAAATTCACACACAGGTGTGGGTGTGACGTGCAGCCATAAGCATCATCTTCCTTTATGCCACAGTTTCTGAGTGTAGCGGAGCTTGATGGGGGTGAGCCTGACACCCACCCTTCTCActgccttcctcccttctcagcacctcataACTGAGGCTGGTTGAAGGAAAGGAAGCACCAGAGATGATTCCCGAGGTGTTTTTACGTCAGGAGTCATTGGCATGAGGCAAGCTCTGCAGTTGGGTATGACTTGCCCTGCTTTACCTGGGACCAGAGATTCCTGGGAAGGGGGCTCTCAGAGCTGAAATGGTGACGTGGGGAAGACGTGGTTCCTTCCATCTCAGGGGAAGGTTTCCTGAGGTATCATTAGACATTCTTTTTTAGACTAAAATATTTCCTAAGGGGttactttctcctttctttgcctttcctcCATGGAAGAATATTTGACTATTTGATCCAAGCTCCCTTTCCACTCCAAATCTGTTAGAAATGTAAGTCAGAATTGAGCCCCTTCATAGTGGCTCACATGTATAATCctagggctttgggaggctgaggcgggagcattgcttgaggccaggggttcgaaaCTAGCCCAGGCGATATAGCGAGATCTCGtctctatttcaaaaaagaaaaaaaaaaaaaaaaaaaagaattgagccTTTTGTTATTGATGCGCAGGCTCCACTCCAGTGAGTCTGAGTCCTCCCTATTTCTGCCAGGGTTGCTGAGCAGCATTGCCAAAGAGGGGCTTTCCTGACCCTCATGCTGGGCCCTCAGCTCTCCTCACGGGCTGTCGGGGTTCCAGTTTGGACCCTGAAATCTGGGCTGATGTGCTCGATGTGACTGTGTGTCTCCCCGCTGTGAAGGCTGGGAGTAAAAGACTGTTCATAGCCTCCGAATCAGCTGCCCTGGCCCTGCTGTGTGGGGTAGCCCTGTTAGTTCTCGCCTCACTTCTCTCTTTAAAGGAACAGATCCTGAAAGGCGTGGTGTAGGGCTCTCCCTGCTTTCCCTTGCTGCCATGGCCTTCTGTGGTCGTGAGCAGGCCTGAGGGAGTGTGTGACGTGAGCACACCACCCTTGCAGCATGAATCCTGAACCTTAAGATTAAGCCTGTTACTCTGCACCCAACTCAATGGACGCATTTCCTAGGAGGCATTTGAGTTAAGTAAGCTGAGATGCTGTAGGATGTTGACCAGGCCTGTGAGGAGAACTGAATGCCTTTGTCTCCAGTCTTGGTAGATTTGAGGTTGTAATCAGCTGACCCTGTTTCTCTGTGTCATCAAAGAACACAGGATTGTGTAACACTTCTTGCCTATCAGTCTTCTTAAAATTCTGCTAGAGTATATCCAAGATATCCAGAAGGTGGCATTAGAATATGTTTCAGGGATGCTAAGAAACTTTAAACTTAATACCACGAGAATGTCTTTGGAGGTCCTTGAGAGAGCCATTCCTTCCACGGTGTGCTGAGCACCAGCTGGGCAGCCCACCTCGTGCTTCCCGTAGGCAGCAAGTATATGGGGGTCACCTGCTGCTTTGCTGAGGCCAGCTCTAAGGACACATATCAACACAAAAGGTGTCCAAGAACATTCATCTTACCAGATACTCAGGAAACACTTCGCATCCCTCAGGCTGCCTGTCGGTGCAGGGTGGGAATCGTTAGCGACTTCttttgcagcagcagcagcagcatcctgGCGGCTCCAGTCCTCCCGTCTGActctgcttttcctttcttccccaggACCTATCACTTTATAACCTACCATGTCATTTACTTATTATGGTTGCTTATTGTTGTCTGACTCCCAGCTAGAGTGTAATCTCGGCAGGGATCTGTGTGTTTCGCTACCTTGTGTATCCCAAGTGCCTAGACAATAAATCTGTGTTGATTGAGGGACTTAGAATACCCAGTCAACAAGGTACACTATGTCTAGGCAAAGAGATGGTGTCAGTGGAGCTGATGACAGTGCTGTGGCCAGCTCCACACCAGATTAACAACCAGCAGGTTGACAGTGGCCACCCGGCTTGTGGCATGCTGGGACCCAAATGGGACCCAAAGAAGCCACTGCAGTCAGGTTTAGGGTGTAGACAGTGCTGCACTCGGTAGTTGAGGCTGCAGCACGGGTCTGCTGGTCCAGTGTGGACCACAATGAGGTGCCGGGGCAAGCCATAGGAGGCATCTGAGAGGAACAAGGCAAGACGAGGTGCTTTCTAGACACCTGTAGACATCATTTCAGATATGATAGCGATAGAATTGGATAGACCAAGGCTGAGATTAATAGCTGAGTTGCAGAGAAAGCAGACTTAACCTGTCCAAAGTCCAAGTGTAACCATGTCTAACATGAAAGACGATGGAATGTGAGGCTTGATGCATATCCACACTGGAGTTACGGTGGGGGCGGTTCTGATCCCAGGGTGTGTTTACTGCATGGGGTTTCTGGTTATTTGTCTGAGGGCAGAGACACTGGGCAGTTGTTAATGGCTGGCAacatctttgtgtgtgtatgcaggaGAAATACTGTTACATTTGCCCCGATATAGTCAAGGAATTTGCCAAGTATGATGTGGATCCCCGGAAGTGGATCAAACAGTACACGGGTATCAATGCGATCAACCAGAAGAAGTTTGTTATAGACGTTGGTTACGAAAGATTCCTGGGACCTGAAATATTCTTTCACCCGGAGgtaagatgtttctttttttgtgtgctcAAGTGTGTGGATGGAGCGATACTGCCACCCAGAGTGCAGAAAGAGCAGTTCCCAGTGAAGGGCCTGTGAGCAGGGTGGCCGTCATTGTCTCCCTGCATCCTCCGTGCAGTTTGTCTGCTTGACAGATTGTTCCATTTGCCTCTCCGTAGAGCTGGTTATCTGTTTTAATAGTTAAGGATGGGTTATACCACAAATAGTTAGGAAGACTTTTAGGAGCAATAGATGATAATAGAATTAAAAGTAATCTCCAAGGGTTGTGGGTGGTCACATGCTAGCATTACAAGTAGCTGATCTCAAGACCTATATGGAGGTTGCCTGTGCTTAAGAGTGGGATAATATATAACCTTTCTGTCTTTGGTGATTGCCCTTCCTAACTTCTAATTTTAACCCTGGACAGTTGGTCCTGCTCTGTTCCCTGCTGCAAGTTAGGTAAAGCTTCTGTCTAAGGCCAGCATTTCTATTATTTAGATAATCTTAAGAATTAGAAATGTCATCATTTTAACTAGTAGTCATAAGGAATTATTAGTACTTTTGCAGAAAGCAGTAATTAAGAGGCACATTTTAAGATTTACatataatgcattttatttatattttggtatatattcCTGGCTAATTCAGTTTATATTCAGTAGGTGGGTTACAAACTGCTGTTTGTTTTTAGATGTGTATATGACTATTTTGTACAGAGAAACAGCATAGAATGTATACCTCGCTAGTAATCtggagaataaaataataactgaTAATCTAGTGAATGTTCATTTTTAATAGTATTGATTTGAAATGGACGTAGAACAGTCAAATGTCCAGTGAACAGCTGGTGAGCAACTGAatgtcctcctccttcctctgagAGTGCACATTCAAg
This window of the Pongo abelii isolate AG06213 chromosome 6, NHGRI_mPonAbe1-v2.0_pri, whole genome shotgun sequence genome carries:
- the ACTR3B gene encoding actin-related protein 3B isoform X3, which produces MERFMEQVVFKYLRAEPEDHYFLMTEPPLNTPENREYLAEIMFESFNVPGLYIAVQAVLALAASWTSRQVGERTLTGIVIDSGDGVTHVIPVAEGYVIGSCIKHIPIAGRDITYFIQQLLREREVGIPPEQSLETAKAIKEKYCYICPDIVKEFAKYDVDPRKWIKQYTGINAINQKKFVIDVGYERFLGPEIFFHPEFANPDFMESISDVVDEVIQNCPIDVRRPLYKNVVLSGGSTMFRDFGRRLQRDLKRVVDARLRLSEELSGGRIKPKPVEVQVVTHHMQRYAVWFGGSMLASTPEFFQVCHTKKDYEEYGPSICRHNPVFGVMS
- the ACTR3B gene encoding actin-related protein 3B isoform X4, translating into MFESFNVPGLYIAVQAVLALAASWTSRQVGERTLTGIVIDSGDGVTHVIPVAEGYVIGSCIKHIPIAGRDITYFIQQLLREREVGIPPEQSLETAKAIKEKYCYICPDIVKEFAKYDVDPRKWIKQYTGINAINQKKFVIDVGYERFLGPEIFFHPEFANPDFMESISDVVDEVIQNCPIDVRRPLYKNVVLSGGSTMFRDFGRRLQRDLKRVVDARLRLSEELSGGRIKPKPVEVQVVTHHMQRYAVWFGGSMLASTPEFFQVCHTKKDYEEYGPSICRHNPVFGVMS
- the ACTR3B gene encoding actin-related protein 3B isoform X5, coding for MLHLLPWRCHLAATEPPLNTPENREYLAEIMFESFNVPGLYIAVQAVLALAASWTSRQVGERTLTGIVIDSGDGVTHVIPVAEGYVIGSCIKHIPIAGRDITYFIQQLLREREVGIPPEQSLETAKAIKEKYCYICPDIVKEFAKYDVDPRKWIKQYTGINAINQKKFVIDVGYERFLGPEIFFHPEFANPDFMESISDVVDEVIQNCPIDVRRPLYKMEQIPLSYPRGHGFHPLSPLFH